A stretch of Pseudomonas taetrolens DNA encodes these proteins:
- a CDS encoding MIP/aquaporin family protein, with the protein MTTASHHPTLYGQCMAEFLGTALLIFFGTGCVAALKVAGASFGLWEISIIWGIGVSMAIYLTAGVSGAHLNPAVSIALCLFTDFEKRKLPFYILAQVAGAFCAAALVYTLYSNLFFDYEQTHQMVRGSQASLELASVFSTYPHPALSTLQAFLVEMVITAILMGVIMALTDDKNGLPRGPLAPLLIGLLIAVIGSSMGPLTGFAMNPARDFGPKLMTFFAGWGEVSFTGAREIPYFLIPIVAPIVGACLGAAIYRGLIARHLPDAESVATANQATTEVKTQTS; encoded by the coding sequence ATGACGACTGCATCGCATCATCCCACGCTTTACGGCCAGTGCATGGCCGAGTTTCTAGGCACTGCACTGCTGATCTTCTTCGGTACCGGCTGCGTTGCAGCGCTCAAGGTGGCAGGCGCCAGCTTTGGCTTGTGGGAAATCAGCATCATCTGGGGCATTGGCGTCAGCATGGCCATCTACCTGACAGCCGGTGTTTCAGGTGCGCATCTGAATCCGGCAGTGAGTATTGCGCTCTGCCTTTTCACCGATTTCGAAAAGCGTAAATTACCCTTCTATATCCTCGCCCAGGTCGCCGGTGCCTTCTGCGCAGCCGCGTTGGTTTACACGCTTTACAGCAATCTATTCTTCGATTACGAACAAACCCATCAAATGGTGCGCGGCAGTCAGGCCAGCCTCGAATTGGCGTCCGTATTTTCGACCTATCCGCACCCGGCACTCTCGACCTTGCAGGCCTTCCTCGTCGAAATGGTGATCACCGCCATCCTGATGGGAGTGATCATGGCACTGACTGATGACAAGAACGGACTGCCCCGCGGCCCATTGGCGCCGTTGCTGATAGGCTTGCTGATTGCCGTAATTGGTAGCTCGATGGGCCCGCTGACAGGCTTTGCGATGAACCCTGCGCGTGATTTCGGACCTAAACTGATGACGTTCTTTGCTGGCTGGGGTGAAGTCTCGTTCACAGGTGCCCGCGAGATTCCTTATTTCCTGATTCCGATCGTTGCACCGATCGTGGGGGCTTGCCTGGGTGCAGCCATTTACCGCGGGTTGATCGCTCGCCATTTACCTGATGCTGAATCAGTGGCAACGGCTAACCAGGCCACCACTGAAGTGAAAACCCAGACTTCCTGA